From the genome of Uranotaenia lowii strain MFRU-FL chromosome 1, ASM2978415v1, whole genome shotgun sequence, one region includes:
- the LOC129738686 gene encoding septin-2 isoform X1 — MAADRDYIGFASLAEQVHRKSVKRGFEFTLMVCGESGLGKSTLINSLFLTDLYKHRSVPYAEERIDKTTKIDKKTLEIEEKGVKLRLTVVDTPGFGDSINCEDSWRVCTQYIDEQFRQYFTDESGLNRRNIQDNRVHCLLYFIPPWGHGLRQMDADLMRRMHKKVNIVVVIGKADTLTTAEVQRLKARVLEDIESNGIQIYQFPDIDSDEDEDFKQQDRDLKASIPFAVVGSNIVLEVAGKKIRGRQYPWGVVDAENPQHSDLIKLRTMLISTHMQDLKDTTRDVHYENFRAQCISQISQHALRERNKLKRESIASSHETAPNAANNINDTDRLLQQKEEEIRRMQDMLAQMQEKLKSTSMNDTAVIDV, encoded by the exons CAGACCGTGACTACATCGGGTTCGCATCGCTCGCCGAACAGGTGCACCGGAAGTCGGTGAAGCGAGGTTTCGAGTTCACGCTGATGGTGTGCGGCGAAAGTGGTTTGGGCAAATCCACCCTGATCAATAGCCTGTTTCTGACGGACCTCTACAAACACCGCTCGGTTCCCTATGCCGAGGAACGGATAGACAAAACGACCAAAATCGATAAGAAGACGCTGGAAATCGAAGAAAAGGGCGTGAAGTTGAGGCTTACTGTGGTTGATACGCCGGGTTTTGGGGATTCGATCAATTGCGAGGATAGTTGGCGGGTTTGTACCCAGTACATCGACGAACAGTTCCGGCAGTACTTCACCGACGAGAGTGGGTTGAATAGGCGGAATATTCAGGACAATCGAGTCCACTGTTTGCTGTACTTCATTCCTCCCTGGGGCCATGG CCTCCGCCAAATGGACGCCGATCTGATGCGGCGGATGCACAAAAAAGTCAACATCGTAGTGGTGATAGGCAAGGCCGATACCCTGACGACGGCCGAAGTTCAACGACTGAAAGCAAGGGTTCTGGAGGACATCGAATCCAATGGAATCCAAATCTACCAGTTTCCGGATATTGATTCGGACGAAGATGAAGACTTCAAACAACAGGATCGGGACCTCAAGGCTAGCATTCCGTTTGCCGTGGTGGGTAGCAACATAGTCCTGGAAGTGGCAGGGAAGAAAATTCGAGGCCGTCAGTATCCCTGGGGAGTGGTTGATG CGGAAAATCCTCAACACAGCGACCTCATTAAGCTGCGGACGATGCTGATATCGACGCACATGCAGGATCTGAAGGACACGACCCGGGATGTGCACTACGAGAACTTCCGGGCCCAATGTATTTCGCAGATTTCACAGCATGCGCTTCGGGAGCGAAATAAGCTGAAGAGGGAATCCATTGCTTCGAGTCACGAGACCGCTCCCAATGCGGCAAATAATATCAACGATACCGATCGGTtactgcagcagaaggaggaaGAG ATTCGACGAATGCAGGACATGCTGGCCCAGATGCAGGAAAAGCTGAAATCAACTTCCATGAACGATACCGCCGTTATCGATGTTTAG
- the LOC129738686 gene encoding septin-2 isoform X2: MADRDYIGFASLAEQVHRKSVKRGFEFTLMVCGESGLGKSTLINSLFLTDLYKHRSVPYAEERIDKTTKIDKKTLEIEEKGVKLRLTVVDTPGFGDSINCEDSWRVCTQYIDEQFRQYFTDESGLNRRNIQDNRVHCLLYFIPPWGHGLRQMDADLMRRMHKKVNIVVVIGKADTLTTAEVQRLKARVLEDIESNGIQIYQFPDIDSDEDEDFKQQDRDLKASIPFAVVGSNIVLEVAGKKIRGRQYPWGVVDAENPQHSDLIKLRTMLISTHMQDLKDTTRDVHYENFRAQCISQISQHALRERNKLKRESIASSHETAPNAANNINDTDRLLQQKEEEIRRMQDMLAQMQEKLKSTSMNDTAVIDV; encoded by the exons ACCGTGACTACATCGGGTTCGCATCGCTCGCCGAACAGGTGCACCGGAAGTCGGTGAAGCGAGGTTTCGAGTTCACGCTGATGGTGTGCGGCGAAAGTGGTTTGGGCAAATCCACCCTGATCAATAGCCTGTTTCTGACGGACCTCTACAAACACCGCTCGGTTCCCTATGCCGAGGAACGGATAGACAAAACGACCAAAATCGATAAGAAGACGCTGGAAATCGAAGAAAAGGGCGTGAAGTTGAGGCTTACTGTGGTTGATACGCCGGGTTTTGGGGATTCGATCAATTGCGAGGATAGTTGGCGGGTTTGTACCCAGTACATCGACGAACAGTTCCGGCAGTACTTCACCGACGAGAGTGGGTTGAATAGGCGGAATATTCAGGACAATCGAGTCCACTGTTTGCTGTACTTCATTCCTCCCTGGGGCCATGG CCTCCGCCAAATGGACGCCGATCTGATGCGGCGGATGCACAAAAAAGTCAACATCGTAGTGGTGATAGGCAAGGCCGATACCCTGACGACGGCCGAAGTTCAACGACTGAAAGCAAGGGTTCTGGAGGACATCGAATCCAATGGAATCCAAATCTACCAGTTTCCGGATATTGATTCGGACGAAGATGAAGACTTCAAACAACAGGATCGGGACCTCAAGGCTAGCATTCCGTTTGCCGTGGTGGGTAGCAACATAGTCCTGGAAGTGGCAGGGAAGAAAATTCGAGGCCGTCAGTATCCCTGGGGAGTGGTTGATG CGGAAAATCCTCAACACAGCGACCTCATTAAGCTGCGGACGATGCTGATATCGACGCACATGCAGGATCTGAAGGACACGACCCGGGATGTGCACTACGAGAACTTCCGGGCCCAATGTATTTCGCAGATTTCACAGCATGCGCTTCGGGAGCGAAATAAGCTGAAGAGGGAATCCATTGCTTCGAGTCACGAGACCGCTCCCAATGCGGCAAATAATATCAACGATACCGATCGGTtactgcagcagaaggaggaaGAG ATTCGACGAATGCAGGACATGCTGGCCCAGATGCAGGAAAAGCTGAAATCAACTTCCATGAACGATACCGCCGTTATCGATGTTTAG